The nucleotide sequence GGTTGTTCCTCGCAATCGCATTGTTCAAAAACTACATTACAATTTGAAGGCCATTCCCCATCGCCATGTATAAAACGTTCCCAACAGCCATAACTATCAATTATATCGTTTCTTTCTATGCATACATTAATACACTGATACCATTCAAAAAATGCCGATCCTTCCCCATTTTGAATCTGAACAGCCAACTGTGCTACCAAAATATTCAAATCGGTTAAACAGTCTGCCTGCTGCTGTTGCCCGGGTGTTAATGTTGGATCTGTTGGATCTACAGGAACATTGCCCGGATTGTTTTCATCAATCGGTGTACACACATATTGGTTTACCGCAATTAATGCTTCACAGCTTGTAGCTGAATTATTGATGATTTCGTCGATTGCATCGATACAATGGATTACTGATGCGGTGGGAAAACACCAAGCTACAGCCTGGCGTTTTGCTTTTTACCGCAAACTATTAAATGTGCAACAGCAGTAAAGTTTTTTATAATAATACAGCCTCAATACGTGTGTAAAGAGGCTGTTGGTTTAAAAGCACGGATTGCAAATCCGCGCCATCGGGATTTTAATTATAAATACGGTTTACAAGCGTTTTAAATTTCATCAACACTTCTGATACATCTAACCTTGATACATTTCCTCACCGCTATCCAAACTTTGTAAGCCACATTTGGGGTGTGTTGTTTTAACAACTTTTCCTAGTGAATCAGTCCATACTCGTAAATAGAACTCAGATCTTCCTCCCCCAAATTTTTTTATTGTGTAACTGCTATTAGGCTTAAAAACATATTTATTACCTTCATAAATACGTCCTCCTTGTCTGATTATATATCCAGAAGGAATATTGGATAAATCTAGCTCATTTGGTATTCTTACACTTATTTCCCCACTCCAATAAATCAGTAAACCTGCTTCAACAGCAAAATTATTACTTTTTATGGAATCATTTTTTATGGTTAAATTATCTATGGGATTACTATTACAGTTCAAAATAACTTGTTTCTGAATATCGAAACTCAATTCGTGATCTTGTCGTTTGCATCCTAACAGAAATAAACCCACAAATCCAATATAAATATATTTAATCATCTTCCGTTAATTTAGGTCGTTCTTCTCTATATTTTTTCCACCAGGTATCTATTCTCTTTATTTTATCATCTTCAGTATTTTTAGAATTTTCGAGTAATTTCTTCAACTTGTTTTCTCCGTAATACTTATTAACAAATTCATTAAAATCTTCAAATGTTCTTTCTCCAACATTTGCTTGTCTTTCTTTTCTAGAAAAAGGTCCATCGTGCCAATCAGCACCAAATATGAAATTTAAAAAATACTCCCCCATTGATTCATTAATATGATTAAAATTACCATCTTTTAAATGTTCAATATGACCAGCTTCATGAGCATTTCTAGTTAAAAAAGCAATTGTATACCTAGGATCCACTGCTTTACTTCCCTCTCTTGGAATTTGTTGTCGTACACCATACCAGACGACACATTTGCGTTTTAATTTTTACCACAAACTCATTACTGTCCCATTAAAATTTGGAATTGTTCTTAGAAATATTTGAAATTTAGTTAATTGCATCGGTTTTACTAGCGAACGGACTTGAATTTATAGTTTTGGATTTAGATAATCCAATAGCATATGTTTCAAGATAAATACGTTTTTGCTCAACTTGTTTCGTTTTTCAATCGAAGTAAATTTAATCGTATTGTTGCCAAATATAATGGAGACAAATACGTAAAACATTTCACTTGCTGGAATCAGTTACTTGCTTTGATGTTTGGGCAATTGTCGAATCGCGAAAGTTTGAGAGATTTAATAAACGCTCTTGATGCTCATCACTCAAAATGTTATCATTTAGGAATGGGTAAAAACGTTTCAAGATCTTCTTTGGCAAGAGCTAATCAAGATAGAGACTACCGCATTTTCGAAGAGTATGCCTATTATTTGGTAAGCCAAGCCAGAGCGAAACGTATTTCTGAAATCTTCAAACTCGGAGGGAATGTTTATGCTTTTGATTCAACCACGATTGACTTATGTCTTTCTGTATTCTGGTGGCAAAGTTCCGAAAGAAAAAAGGAGGGATAAAAGTGCATACATTATACGATGTGGAAACACAGATTCCAACATTTTTCCATATCACCACAGCTTCTGAACATGACTCTAAAGCAATGAACGAAATACCGTATGAATCAGAATCGTATTACGTCTTTGACCGCGCTTATAACAACTTCAAGATGTTGTATAAAATTCATCAGATCGGAGCCTTCTTCGTTATCAGAACAAAGAAGAATCTTCAATATAAGTCTATTAAATGGAAGCGTAGATTGCCTAAAAACATACTTTCAGATGCAACAATTGAATTGACAGGATTTTATCCCAAACAATACTATCCTAAACACTTACGATTGGTCAAATATTGGGATGAGCAACAAAATCGAGAATTTGTTTTCTTAACCAATGCTATGCAAATTTCTGCGCTTCAAGTTGCAGAACTTTATAGAAATCGCTGGCAAGTCGAGCTCTTTTTTAAATGGTTAAAACAACATCTTAGAATTAAAAAGTTTTGGGGAACTACTGAAAATGCAGTTCGCATACAACTCTATGTCGCAATATGTACTTATTGTTTGGTTGCAATCGTCCAAAAAGATATGCAACTTGATAGAACCACATATGAAATTTTGCAAATACTGAGTATATCATTAACCGACAAAACAAAACTTAGAGACCCTTTTTGATAAAACTAAATTTCAAAATGACAATGAACGAAATAGGCTTAATGAGCCAAGTTTGTTTAATTTTTAATACGTCACAATTTTAATGGGACACTAGTGCCACAAACTATTAAACATACAACAACAGTAAAGTGTTTTAAATAATACAGCCTCAATACGTTTGTAAAGAGACTGTTGGTTTTTATAGGCACGGATTGCAAATCCGCGCCATCGGTTTTTTTATTGCTATACCACCACACGAAAGATTCGTGCGGTAGTGGGGGTTATTACTCACATTTTAATTTTGGCGGTTTGTAATATCCAAAAGGAATATTTGTCTTTACTTTTTTGTAAATATTAATATTATTTTTACAAATATAATAATGACATCCTCCTTTGTATCTATTATCAAAAACAACCATTCTTGTGTCTTCGTAATTTGTGGGTAATAATCCTAACTGAACTTTAATATCAATAGAATCTAAAATACCATATTCTTCCATTACGCTTAGTATTTCTTTGTTAAGTGGGGTTGTATTATCTTTCCATAAAAATAAATTACCTTTTTCTATCCTATACCTATTAGGAAAATAACTAATAGGAACATCTCCTAAATTATCTTCAATCCCTAAAGATATATATCCTTGGCTCTCGGGAAAAATAGAGAAGATATATTTATCTATATGTTCACCATTATAAACCCAAAAAACATTGAATATTTTTCCTTTATTCTTTTTAAGATAATAATTTGGAGTTTTATAAGTAGATGAAAATTCTATTATAGCATTTACCTTTGCTTTTTCAATAGTTCCATTCCCTCTATATAATTCTTTTTTATAAGAAGAACAACTGTATAAAACTATACCTAATATCAATATTTTAATATGGTTTCTCATAACCTCCTGCAATAATAAAAAATGGTAAATTTGGATGTCTATTTCTTAAAGGTATATCAGCATCATCTGAAGGGGTATGATTATGATAGGGATGTGTATGGAAATGAGCTTTTAAAAAATCTCCGTAAAGACTAAACCAATTTCGTGGCATATTTGACGAATGTCTTGTGTTACCTTCATATCTGTATGTTTTTATTTTTGTTACAGTACTACTATTTTTTTCACCTAATCTAATACCAGCAATTTCCTTACCTATATAATCAGAAAATTCAGAAATAAATTTATTAAACTCTTTTAAAGTTGGTTGTCCTTCTCCATTAACAGCAAATAAACCATCTCTGCTTTCTAAATTTAATCCGTCTTTCAATATACCTTTTGCAATATTATCAACAGCAACTTTCTCTTGTCCTTTTTTAGATTTAGGAACTAAAAACCCTTCTCCATATTTCACAATATTTCCTTTGTTGTCTGTTTTTAAAATTCTATCAAAATCATCATCAGTTTCCCGAACGAGAGTAATATCTCCTTCACTATTCATCTTATAATCGTGCTCAATCCCGTCCTTACTCATCCCCGTAGGGTCGGTAAACATAATAGGGTTGTTTCCGGTGTATAAATACGGTTCCATCGTTTGTTCCGCCAGCGGATCCACACTTACAAATATACTAATTCTTGGGTCATAATAACGTGCGCCGTAATAATACATTTGGGTGGCGTCGTCTAATTCTTTTCCGTTGAACTTGAATTTGTTGTCGTAGCCCACACCAGACGGGTGGTTGGCACTCTGGTTATGCTCTACAATCATCTCCCCAAACGGTAACGTTTCGTAGTAATGACTCGGGCGTCCAAAGTTGTCTGTTAGGTAGGTACTGCTTCCTAAATGGTCGGTATGGTACCACCAAATTGGTTTGCGTAATTCTTCATCATAATCTTCTCCAGGATCCTCGGTGTTTCCGCCGCCATCAACCCAATCGTCGTCTTCATCCTCTGGTGTGATAGGTTCATCAATTGGATCTGATGGTAAAGGTACACATTTATAGGTTTCTTCCACATAATTTAACACCTCGCAAGCATTACTTAAATCAGGTAGCAGATGGGTGTCTATATAAATCATTGCCAATACAGGGCAGAGGTCAATTTCCCCGATGATAGGTTGTTCCTCGCAACCGCATTGTTCAAAAACTATATTACAATTTGAAGGCCATTCCCCATCGCCATGTATAAAACGTTCCCAACAGCCATAACTATCAATTATATCGTTTCTTTCTATGCATACATTGATACACTGATACCATTCAAAAAATGCCGATCCTTCCCCATTTTGAATCTGCACAGCCAACTGCGCTACCAAAATATTCAAGTCGGTTAAACAGTCTGCCTGCTGCTGTTGCCCGGGTGTTAATGTAGGATCTGTTGGATCTAAAGGAACATTGCCCGGATTGTTTTCATCAATCGGTGTACACACATATTGGTTTACCGCAATTAATGCTTCACAGCTTGTAGCCGAATTATTAATGATTTCGTCGATTGCATCGATACAATGGGTTACTGATGCGGTGGGAAAACGCCAAGCTACAGCCTGGCGTTTTGCTTTTTTACCACAAACTATTTAATGTACAACAACAGTAAAGTGTTTTAAATAATACAGCCTCAATACGTTTGTAAAGAGACTGTTGGTTTTTATAGGCACGGATTGCAAATCCGCGCCATCGGTTTTTTTATTGCTATACCACCACACGAAAGATTCGTGCGGTAGTGGGGGTTATTACTCACATTTTAATTTTGGCGGTTTGTAATATCCAAAAGGAATATTTGTCTTTACTTTTTTGTAAATATTAATATTATTTTTACAAATATAATAATGACATCCTCCTTTGTATCTATTATCAAAAACAACCATTCTTGTGTCTTCGTAATTTGTGGGTAATAATCCTAACTGAACTTTAATATCAATAGAATCTAAAATACCATATTCTTCCATTACGCTTAGTATTTCTTTGTTAAGTGGGGTTGTATTATCTTTCCATAAAAATAAATTACCTTTTTCTATCCTATACCTATTAGGAAAATAACTAATAGGAACATCTCCTAAATTATCTTCAATCCCTAAAGATATATATCCTTGGCTCTCGGGAAAAATAGAGAAGATATATTTATCTATATCGTGTTCACCATTATAAACCCAAAAAACATTGAATATTTTTCCTTTATTCTTTTTAAGATAATAATTTGGAGTTTTATAAGTAGATGAAAATTCTATTATAGCATTTACCTTTGCTTTTTCAATAGTTCCATTCCCTCTATATAATTCTTTTTTATAAGAAGAACAACTGTATAAAACTATACCTAATATCAATATTTTAATATGGTTTCTCATAACCTCCTGCAATAATAAAAAATGGTAAATTTGGATGTCTATTTCTTAAAGGTATATCAGCATCATCTGAAGGGGTATGATTATGATAGGGATGTGTATGGAAATGAGCTTTTAAAAAATCTCCGTAAAGACTAAACCAATTTCGTGGCATATTTGACGAATGTCTTGTGTTACCTTCATATCTGTATGTTTTTATTTTTGTTACAGTACTACTATTTTTTTCACCTAATCTAATACCAGCAATTTCCTTACCTATATAATCAGAAAATTCAGAAATAAATTTATTAAACTCTTTTAAAGTTGGTTGTCCTTCTCCATTAACAGCAAATAAACCATCTCTGCTTTCTAAATTTAATCCGTCTTTCAATATACCTTTTGCAATATTATCAACAGCAACTTTCTCTTGTCCTTTTTTAGATTTAGGAACTAAAAACCCTTCTCCATATTTCACAATATTTCCTTTGTTGTCTGTTTTTAAAATTCTATCAAAATCATCATCAGTTTCCCGAACGAGAGTAATATCTCCTTCACTATTCATCTTATAATCGTGCTCAATCCCGTCCTTACTCATCCCCGTAGGGTCGGTAAACATAATAGGGTTGTTTCCGGTGTATAAATACGGTTCC is from Paenimyroides aestuarii and encodes:
- a CDS encoding DUF4372 domain-containing protein — protein: MFQDKYVFAQLVSFFNRSKFNRIVAKYNGDKYVKHFTCWNQLLALMFGQLSNRESLRDLINALDAHHSKCYHLGMGKNVSRSSLARANQDRDYRIFEEYAYYLVSQARAKRISEIFKLGGNVYAFDSTTIDLCLSVFWWQSSERKKEG
- a CDS encoding IS4 family transposase, whose translation is METQIPTFFHITTASEHDSKAMNEIPYESESYYVFDRAYNNFKMLYKIHQIGAFFVIRTKKNLQYKSIKWKRRLPKNILSDATIELTGFYPKQYYPKHLRLVKYWDEQQNREFVFLTNAMQISALQVAELYRNRWQVELFFKWLKQHLRIKKFWGTTENAVRIQLYVAICTYCLVAIVQKDMQLDRTTYEILQILSISLTDKTKLRDPF
- a CDS encoding RHS repeat domain-containing protein, producing MCTPIDENNPGNVPLDPTDPTLTPGQQQQADCLTDLNILVAQLAVQIQNGEGSAFFEWYQCINVCIERNDIIDSYGCWERFIHGDGEWPSNCNIVFEQCGCEEQPIIGEIDLCPVLAMIYIDTHLLPDLSNACEVLNYVEETYKCVPLPSDPIDEPITPEDEDDDWVDGGGNTEDPGEDYDEELRKPIWWYHTDHLGSSTYLTDNFGRPSHYYETLPFGEMIVEHNQSANHPSGVGYDNKFKFNGKELDDATQMYYYGARYYDPRISIFVSVDPLAEQTMEPYLYTGNNPIMFTDPTGMSKDGIEHDYKMNSEGDITLVRETDDDFDRILKTDNKGNIVKYGEGFLVPKSKKGQEKVAVDNIAKGILKDGLNLESRDGLFAVNGEGQPTLKEFNKFISEFSDYIGKEIAGIRLGEKNSSTVTKIKTYRYEGNTRHSSNMPRNWFSLYGDFLKAHFHTHPYHNHTPSDDADIPLRNRHPNLPFFIIAGGYEKPY
- a CDS encoding RHS repeat-associated core domain-containing protein codes for the protein MIVEHNQSANHPSGVGYDNKFKFNGKELDDATQMYYYGARYYDPRISIFVSVDPLAEQTMEPYLYTGNNPIMFTDPTGMSKDGIEHDYKMNSEGDITLVRETDDDFDRILKTDNKGNIVKYGEGFLVPKSKKGQEKVAVDNIAKGILKDGLNLESRDGLFAVNGEGQPTLKEFNKFISEFSDYIGKEIAGIRLGEKNSSTVTKIKTYRYEGNTRHSSNMPRNWFSLYGDFLKAHFHTHPYHNHTPSDDADIPLRNRHPNLPFFIIAGGYEKPY